A region of Candidatus Effluviviaceae Genus I sp. DNA encodes the following proteins:
- a CDS encoding BtpA/SgcQ family protein produces the protein MARAEPLFGTPKCLIGVVHVMSLPGSPGWSGPMVDVSRRAVEDATTLERAGFDAVIVENYGDAPFSRGFAGRGAIAGLAAVGARVSDSVRVPVGVNVLRNDAESAVAIAAAAGGAFIRVNVHVGAAVTDQGVVHGAAFRTMRAIRCMAPGLLVLADVLVKHARPLGETDPGRIARDTVERGLAHALIVTGPATGSETPMERVIAVRAAVPGVPVLVGSGVTAASVAGVLEACDGVIVGSAVMRDGRAGGPAVLERAASFVAAARAGRR, from the coding sequence ATGGCTCGAGCCGAGCCGCTGTTCGGCACGCCGAAGTGCCTCATCGGCGTGGTGCACGTCATGTCGTTGCCGGGCAGCCCGGGATGGTCGGGCCCGATGGTGGATGTGTCGCGCCGGGCCGTCGAGGACGCGACGACGCTTGAGCGCGCCGGGTTCGACGCCGTGATCGTGGAGAACTACGGCGATGCGCCGTTCTCGCGCGGGTTCGCCGGGCGCGGCGCCATCGCGGGACTCGCGGCGGTGGGCGCGCGCGTGTCCGACAGCGTCCGCGTGCCCGTCGGCGTGAACGTGCTCAGGAACGACGCGGAGTCGGCGGTGGCGATCGCCGCGGCCGCCGGGGGCGCGTTCATCCGCGTGAACGTGCACGTCGGGGCGGCCGTGACCGACCAGGGCGTCGTGCATGGGGCGGCGTTCCGGACCATGCGTGCGATCCGCTGCATGGCTCCCGGGCTGCTCGTGCTCGCGGACGTTCTCGTGAAGCACGCGCGGCCGCTGGGCGAGACGGACCCGGGGCGCATCGCGCGGGACACCGTGGAGCGTGGCCTGGCGCATGCGCTCATCGTGACGGGACCGGCGACGGGCTCGGAGACGCCGATGGAGCGCGTCATCGCTGTCCGGGCCGCCGTCCCCGGCGTGCCCGTGCTCGTCGGGAGCGGCGTGACCGCGGCCTCCGTAGCCGGTGTGCTCGAGGCCTGCGACGGCGTGATCGTGGGGAGCGCGGTGATGCGCGACGGACGGGCCGGTGGGCCCGCGGTGCTCGAGCGGGCGGCGTCCTTCGTCGCGGCGGCGAGGGC
- a CDS encoding M42 family metallopeptidase, which produces MAAHLKGTASVTYDRLGSLVAEKRGKTREPKVMIAGHMDEVGFMVKSVTKDGYIKFLPLGGWWGHVVLAQRVIVRTRKGDIVGVTGSKAPHVLKQEERAKVIDLQDMYIDVGATSDFDVKKKLGIRLGDPIVPVGEFTILGNKQTYLAKAWDDRIGCAAVIDVLTKVGKGHPNTLYGVGTVQEEVGLRGARTSANMVDPDVGFAVDVCIAMDTPGMDGTDEKLGAGAGILVFDGSVIPNRRLRDLVIETAEKSKIPFFLTALERGGTDSGLIHLNRKGVPCLTFGVPARYIHGHVGIIHRKDYDCVVRLIIEVVKKLDAETVASLTRS; this is translated from the coding sequence ATGGCCGCCCACCTCAAGGGCACGGCGTCGGTGACCTACGACAGACTGGGCAGTCTCGTGGCGGAGAAGCGAGGGAAGACGCGCGAGCCGAAGGTCATGATCGCCGGCCACATGGACGAGGTCGGGTTCATGGTCAAGTCCGTCACGAAGGACGGGTACATCAAGTTCCTGCCTCTCGGCGGGTGGTGGGGGCACGTTGTGCTCGCACAGCGAGTCATCGTGAGGACGCGCAAGGGCGACATCGTCGGCGTGACGGGCTCCAAGGCGCCGCACGTCCTCAAGCAGGAGGAGCGGGCGAAGGTCATCGACCTCCAGGACATGTACATCGACGTGGGGGCGACGAGCGACTTCGACGTGAAGAAGAAGCTCGGCATCCGGCTGGGCGATCCCATCGTGCCGGTGGGCGAGTTCACGATCCTGGGCAACAAGCAGACCTACCTCGCGAAGGCGTGGGACGACAGGATCGGTTGCGCGGCGGTGATCGATGTCCTCACGAAGGTGGGGAAGGGCCATCCCAACACGCTCTACGGCGTCGGGACGGTCCAGGAGGAGGTCGGCCTGCGCGGCGCGCGCACGAGCGCGAACATGGTGGACCCGGACGTGGGATTCGCCGTGGACGTCTGCATCGCGATGGACACGCCGGGGATGGATGGCACCGACGAGAAGCTCGGCGCCGGCGCCGGCATTCTCGTGTTCGACGGGAGCGTCATCCCGAACAGGCGACTGCGCGACCTTGTCATCGAGACGGCCGAGAAGAGCAAGATCCCGTTCTTCCTCACGGCCCTGGAGCGGGGCGGGACCGACAGCGGCCTCATCCATCTGAACAGGAAGGGCGTGCCCTGTTTGACGTTCGGCGTGCCGGCCCGCTACATCCACGGGCACGTCGGGATCATCCACAGGAAGGACTACGACTGCGTCGTCCGTCTCATCATTGAGGTGGTGAAGAAGCTGGACGCGGAGACCGTGGCGTCGCTGACGAGGAGTTGA